The following nucleotide sequence is from Planctomycetota bacterium.
CCCTCGGCCGAGGGGGTGTCAAGCAAGGGCCTCTCCCGTTGCAGCCGGGGTGCCTCGGCTCTACAATCGGTCGCGTCCGTTCAGGAGCCCCGTGTGGCCGGCGAAGAAGCGAACCTTTCGGATTTCGATTACGATTTGCCGACCGACCGCATCGCACAGGAACCCGCCCGGCCGCGCGACGCGGCTCGCCTGCTCGTCCTGGACCGCCGGACGGGCGAGGTCTCGCACCGGCGTTTCGGCGAACTCTCGGACCTTCTGCGGCCGGACGACCTGGTGGTTCTGAATGAGGCGCGGGTGATCCCGGCGGCGTTCACCGCCCGCCGCTCCAGCGGCGCCCGCATCGAGGGTTGTTTCCTGCGGGCCCTGGAAGGCGGCGAGTGGGAAGTGCTCCTCGCGGGCCGGGGCCGTCTCCGACTGCGCGAGACGCTCGGCCTCGTCGATGCCGCCGGCGACGTGCGGGCCGAGGTCGAACTCACGGAGCAGGGCGGGGGCGGCGTCTGGCGCGTCCGGCCGCGGGGCGACGTGGAGGCCCTCGTGCTCCTGGAGGCGATCGGTCGGCCGCCCCTGCCGCCCTACATCCGCCGCTCCGGGCCGGATGATCCGCGGCTGCGGCTGGATCGGGCGGACTACCAGACCGTCTATGC
It contains:
- the queA gene encoding tRNA preQ1(34) S-adenosylmethionine ribosyltransferase-isomerase QueA yields the protein MAGEEANLSDFDYDLPTDRIAQEPARPRDAARLLVLDRRTGEVSHRRFGELSDLLRPDDLVVLNEARVIPAAFTARRSSGARIEGCFLRALEGGEWEVLLAGRGRLRLRETLGLVDAAGDVRAEVELTEQGGGGVWRVRPRGDVEALVLLEAIGRPPLPPYIRRSGPDDPRLRLDRADYQTVYARRDGAVAAPTAGLHFTPAVLVRLAERGIESARVTLDVGLGTFQPIRALRLAEHRMHEEHFEISAESAGAINRARAEGRRVVAVGTTTVRALESAAEGGGVREARERTRLFIYPPYRFRVVDALVTNFHLPRTTLLALVCAFAGREHVLAAYAEAIRAGYRFYSYGDAMLIL